In Desulfoferula mesophila, the genomic window CCGGCGCCCTCCTACGAGTCGGTGTACATCCTGGCCAATGCCATGGAGCGGGCCGGCAGCTTGGAACCCGCCGCCCTGGTCAAGGCCCTGGAGGCCACCGACCGCCGGGGCTGCATGGGCCGGGTGCGTTTCCACCCCGACCATCAGGCTTATTTCGGCCAAGACCCCCAGCGCGAGGCCCTGGCCGCGGTGATCCAATGGACCCCCCAAGGCGCCCGGCGCATCGTGTTCCCTCCGGCCATCGCCGAAGGAGATATTGAACTGCCCGCCTTTGTGCCCATGCCCTAGCTGTTACCATTCGACACAATCGCCTGGTTTCCGTTACCAATGGTAACTACCCCCCTTAACATCTCGGAAATCGCGACGAAATAGCTTCACGCCCGGTGAAAGCCCTCCTAGGGGCGGCTTTTGTGTTACCCCGGGTAACACCAACGGCATGGTCCGTTTTACTGTATTCGTAATAAACATATAAATATCTGTAAGTTACCCGGATAGCGACTGGTTGGACCACAACTTGCAATTGTGTCGAGTCACACCCCGCGCAGCGAGCAGCGGCAGCAGGGGAATGGGGTGGCGCAATTTTTTGGTATGGGGCCTGACGCTCCACCAAACCTAACGGGGAGGACTTTAGATGAGGAAGTTGACCTGCTTGACGGCCGTCGCCCTGCTCCTGACCGCCTTGTTCCTGGCGCCGACCGGGGCCTTGGCGGCGGACAAAATCGTTATCGGGGTACCCACCTCCTTGAACTTCTTGGAAGGCAAGGAAGCCAACAACTCGGTCAAATTGGCCGTGGATGAGATCAACAAGGCGGGCGGGGTCAAGGTGGGCGGCAAGATGCTGCCCTTCGTGGTGGAATCCATCGACATCCGCGACGCCGCGCCCGGCGTGCCGGTGCCCGAGGCCCTGTTGGGCATTGAAAAACTGATCCTGGAGAAAAAGCCCAACGCCCTGGTAGTGGGTCCCTTCCGCTCCGAGGCCCTGTTGGCGGGCATGGACATGCTGGCCAAGCACAAGGTGCCTCTGTTGGGCACCATCGCCATGAGCCCCAAGACCGAGGCCAAGGTGGCCAGCGACCCCAAGTATAAGTACGTGTTCCGCGTCTCCCTGGACGCCAAGTACTTCGTGGGCTACATCGCAGGCGTCATGGGCTTTTTGGGCAAGGAGTTCGGCTTCAACAAGGTGTTCATCATGAACCAGGACGTGGCCTGGGCCCGGGCCACCGCGGGTATCATGACCAAGATTTTCGAGGGCAAGCTGAAGTGGAAGGTGGTGGGCCATGAGACCTTCCCCACCGGCGCCAGCGACTTCGCCCCGGCCCTGATGAAGGCCAAAATGGCCGGCGCCCAGGTGATCATGCCGGTGTTCGACATGCCCCAAAGCGGCATCCTGGTCAAGCAGTGGAAGGCCATGAAGGTCCCGGCCCTGATGGCCGGCTTCATCAGCCCCCTCACCGGCCCCGGCGCCTGGAAGACCTTTGACGGCAAGATCGGCGGCGCGCTCAACGCCATCTTCGAGTTGGGCAACATCCCCAGCGCCAAGTACCCGCCCTCCAAGAAGTACTATGACGCCTACCAGGCCAAGTACGGCGTGCCCCTGGAGGCCGGTCACGGCCCGGCCCCGTCCTATGCCTCGGTGTACCTGCTCAAGGCGGCCATCGAGAAGGCGGGCTCTCTGGACCCGGACGCCATCGTGGCCGCCCTCAAGGCCACCGACGCCCAGGGGGTGATGGGTCACATAAAGTTCAGCAAGGGCAACCAGCTCATCTACGGCAACGATCCCCAGAAGGAAGCCCTGGGCTGCTTCTTCCAGTGGACCGACGACGGCAAGCGGCTCATCGTCTATCCCCCGGCCATCGCCGAGGGCACGATCAAGCTGCCCGCCGGGATGAAGGCGGCCAAGTAGCCATCCCAGTGATCGCATAGCCGGGGGGGGCGTGGCTCCCCCCCCCGGCCCCTTCCCCAAAAACTCTAGCGGCGGCGGGTTCTCCCGCCGGCGGGGTACGGGCGAACCATGCTTGAAGGCACCCTGATATACGGCTTCATCAACAGCGTCATCCTGATGCTGGTGGCCCTGGGCTTCTCGGTCACCTTTGGCATCAGCGGAGTGGCCAACTTCGCCTACGGCGCTCTCTACATCATGACCGGCTACCTTTCCTGGCTGGGGCTGCACTCCCTGGGCCTGCCCTATTGGGTGGCGGCCCCGCTGGCGGTGGTGGTCACGGGGGCGGTGGCGGCCATGATCTACTGGTTCATCCTGCTCAGGGTGCGCGGCCTGGTGGTCAGCGAGGTCATCGCCACCTTCGGCGTGGGCCTGGCCATCCTGGAGCTGTTCCGCTCCCTGGGCTTCATCGGCTTCGAGTACACCCTGCCGCCCATCATCGACGCCTCGGTGATGATCGGCGACACCTACGTGGACGCCCAGCGGCTGTGCATCGTGGCCACCGGCATCCTGCTGGCCGCCTTCCTGTGGTTCTTCACCCACTACACCAAGACCGGCCTGGCCTTCAGGGGCATCGCCCAGGACGAGCGCACCGCCCTGACCCTGGGCATCAACGGCGACAAGGTGGCCGCCTTGTCCGTGGCCTTTGGCGCGGGTTACGGGGCCCTGGCCGCCCTGGTCATCCTGCCCCTGGGCACCATCGCGGTCAACGAGGGCTACAACGTGCTGGTCAACGCCCTGGCGGTGTGCATCGTGGGCGGCCTGGGCAGCACGGTGGGCATCATCGTGGCCAGCTTCCTGATCGGCTTCGCCCAGATACTTACCTCCACCTACCTGGAGACGAGCTGGATGATGATCGTCAGCCTAGTGGCCATCCTGGCCATTTTGGTGATCAAGCCCTCGGGGCTCTTTGGCCACCAAAAGCAGCTTGAGGAGCGCATCTGATGGCACAACGCAAAGAGCGCATAGACCGGGGGATCAAGGTCCGCAGCGACGATGTGTTCGTCCTCACCTCCTGGCGCGAAATGCTCTACCTGGCCGCCCCCCGGGTGGTGCCGGTGGTGGCCCTGTTCGTGCTGGGCCTGGTGGCCGGGCCCTATTGGGAGCGGGTGCTGATATCGACCTGTATGTTCGCCCTGCTGGCCATAAGCTGGGACCTGCTCAATTCCGCGGGCATGGTCTCCCTGGGCCAGGCCCTGTTCTTCGGGGTGGGGGCCTACATCGCGGGCACCCTGAATCACTACCTGGGCCTGCCGCCGGGGCTCACCATCCCCATCGCCACCCTGGGCGGGGGCGTGCTGTGCACCGTGGCCCTGTTGCCGGTGCTGCGCCTCCGGGGCATCTACTTCGCCATGGTCACCCTGATCCTGCCCATGATGATCGAGCGGGTGATCGAGGCCACCAAGATCTTCGGGGGCACCGAGGGCATCAGCGGGCTGAGCACCCTGGGCAGCAACAACCTGGAGTTCTGGCTGGCCGCGGTGGCGGTGTTCGTGGCCCTGTTCGGCTTCCGGCGCATGATGGGCACCGACTACGGCCTGTTGCTCAAGGGCATCAGCGACAACGACCGGGCGGTGATGAGCGCGGGCATGAACATCTACCACTACAAGGCCCAGGCCCTGTTCATGTCCTCGGCGGTGGGGGCCTTTGCCGGGGCCTTCATGACCCACGCCTACCAGTTCGTGGGCATGCCGGTTTTCGCCCTGGACTACTCCATGATCCCCATCGCCTCGGTGGCGGTGGGCGGCATGGGCACCCTGGCCGGCCCCATGCTGGGCAGCTTTATCCTGGTGCCCCTGTCCGAGCTTCTGCGCGGGCTGGGAGGCCTCAGGGTGGTGATCTACGCGGTGATACTGGTGGTGTTCACGGTGGGGCTGCCGGAGGGGATTTTCCACTACCTGTCGCGCAAGTACAACCAGTTTGAGCGCTGGGTGGGGGTGGAACGATGAATAACAACCAAGAAATAATTTTGCAGGCGGAGAACCTGTCGCGCTACTTCGGCGGGGTAAAGGCGGTGGACGGGGTGAGCTTCAGCCTTCGGCGCAACGAGGTGCTGGGGGTCATCGGCCCCAACGGCTCGGGCAAGACCACCCTGGCCAACCTGCTCACCGGTTTCGTCAAGCCCAGCAAGGGCAAGGTCATCTTCGAGGGCAACGACATCACCGGTTCGCCGCCCTACAAGGTGGCCGATCTGGGTATCGCCCGCTCCTTCCAGATGGTTAAACCCTTTTATCAGCTTCCGGCCTTCAAGAACCTCAACGTGGCCCTGCTTTCTCCCCGGGTGCGCCGCCTGGCCGGCGGCCGCTACGGCGACCGCGACGCCATGGCCAAGGACCTGTTGGAGGAGGTGGGCTTCGAGCGGGACTCCTGGGTCATCTCCCACCAGGCGGCCAGCCTGCCCCACGGATATCTCAAGCGGCTGGAGCTGGCCAAGTGCATGGCCCTGCAGCCCGAGGTGATCGTCCTGGACGAGCTTTTCTCGGGCCTGTCGTTGGCCGAGGTGGCCTCCCTGGTGCCGGTGATCGAAAAGCTGGTGCACCAAGGCAAGACCCTGGTGATGATCGAACACCGGCTCAAGGAGCTGTTCCGCATCGCCGACCGGGTCATCGTATTGAACTTCGGCCAGAAGATCGCCGAGGGCGAGCCCGCCCAGGTGATGGAAGATCCCCAGGTCAAGGGCGCCTATCTGGGCAGCGAGGCGGAGGAGTAAACGTGCTTACGGTCAAGGACCTAATCGTCTTCTACGAAAACGCCATCGC contains:
- a CDS encoding branched-chain amino acid ABC transporter permease codes for the protein MLEGTLIYGFINSVILMLVALGFSVTFGISGVANFAYGALYIMTGYLSWLGLHSLGLPYWVAAPLAVVVTGAVAAMIYWFILLRVRGLVVSEVIATFGVGLAILELFRSLGFIGFEYTLPPIIDASVMIGDTYVDAQRLCIVATGILLAAFLWFFTHYTKTGLAFRGIAQDERTALTLGINGDKVAALSVAFGAGYGALAALVILPLGTIAVNEGYNVLVNALAVCIVGGLGSTVGIIVASFLIGFAQILTSTYLETSWMMIVSLVAILAILVIKPSGLFGHQKQLEERI
- a CDS encoding branched-chain amino acid ABC transporter permease, coding for MAQRKERIDRGIKVRSDDVFVLTSWREMLYLAAPRVVPVVALFVLGLVAGPYWERVLISTCMFALLAISWDLLNSAGMVSLGQALFFGVGAYIAGTLNHYLGLPPGLTIPIATLGGGVLCTVALLPVLRLRGIYFAMVTLILPMMIERVIEATKIFGGTEGISGLSTLGSNNLEFWLAAVAVFVALFGFRRMMGTDYGLLLKGISDNDRAVMSAGMNIYHYKAQALFMSSAVGAFAGAFMTHAYQFVGMPVFALDYSMIPIASVAVGGMGTLAGPMLGSFILVPLSELLRGLGGLRVVIYAVILVVFTVGLPEGIFHYLSRKYNQFERWVGVER
- a CDS encoding ABC transporter ATP-binding protein; amino-acid sequence: MNNNQEIILQAENLSRYFGGVKAVDGVSFSLRRNEVLGVIGPNGSGKTTLANLLTGFVKPSKGKVIFEGNDITGSPPYKVADLGIARSFQMVKPFYQLPAFKNLNVALLSPRVRRLAGGRYGDRDAMAKDLLEEVGFERDSWVISHQAASLPHGYLKRLELAKCMALQPEVIVLDELFSGLSLAEVASLVPVIEKLVHQGKTLVMIEHRLKELFRIADRVIVLNFGQKIAEGEPAQVMEDPQVKGAYLGSEAEE
- a CDS encoding ABC transporter substrate-binding protein — protein: MRKLTCLTAVALLLTALFLAPTGALAADKIVIGVPTSLNFLEGKEANNSVKLAVDEINKAGGVKVGGKMLPFVVESIDIRDAAPGVPVPEALLGIEKLILEKKPNALVVGPFRSEALLAGMDMLAKHKVPLLGTIAMSPKTEAKVASDPKYKYVFRVSLDAKYFVGYIAGVMGFLGKEFGFNKVFIMNQDVAWARATAGIMTKIFEGKLKWKVVGHETFPTGASDFAPALMKAKMAGAQVIMPVFDMPQSGILVKQWKAMKVPALMAGFISPLTGPGAWKTFDGKIGGALNAIFELGNIPSAKYPPSKKYYDAYQAKYGVPLEAGHGPAPSYASVYLLKAAIEKAGSLDPDAIVAALKATDAQGVMGHIKFSKGNQLIYGNDPQKEALGCFFQWTDDGKRLIVYPPAIAEGTIKLPAGMKAAK